One Gemmatimonadota bacterium genomic region harbors:
- a CDS encoding sorbosone dehydrogenase family protein, with product MTAIRLWAPRLFLLGYLVVAACGNTPAPGGESPESDPVLSRIQLPEGFRISVYASGVRNARAMAIGPGGTLFVGSRRAGNVYAVRDRDGDFVADEVLTLDSGLKMPSGIAFRDGALYVADINVVLRYDDIENRLDDPPEPVVVSRGFPTDRHHGWKFIRFGPDGKLYVPVGAPCNICERADPRYATIMRMNPDGTDLEVYVSGVRNTVGFDWHPDTGELWFSDNGRDLMGNDVPPDELNRVSEAGQHFGFPYHHGTDIPDPEFGGRRPLDTLVPPVQDLDPHVAAVGMRFYTGDMFPPEYRNQVLIAEHGSWNRDNRIGYRVTLVRLDGNEAVSYEDFAAGWLVDEAYSGRPADVEVMPDGSLLVSDDYAGVIYRITYGQ from the coding sequence ATGACCGCAATCCGACTTTGGGCACCACGTCTGTTCCTGCTGGGCTACTTGGTGGTCGCTGCGTGCGGAAACACCCCCGCGCCCGGTGGCGAATCCCCTGAATCCGATCCCGTCCTCTCCCGCATCCAGTTGCCGGAAGGCTTCCGGATCTCTGTTTACGCCAGCGGCGTACGCAACGCGCGGGCTATGGCGATCGGACCGGGCGGCACCCTCTTCGTGGGTTCCCGGCGTGCAGGGAATGTGTACGCCGTCAGGGACCGGGACGGGGATTTCGTCGCCGACGAGGTGCTGACCCTCGACAGCGGGCTCAAGATGCCGAGCGGCATCGCTTTTCGGGATGGAGCGCTCTACGTCGCCGATATCAACGTGGTGCTCCGGTATGACGACATCGAAAACAGGCTGGACGATCCCCCCGAACCGGTCGTGGTCAGCCGGGGTTTCCCGACCGACCGTCATCACGGCTGGAAGTTCATCCGGTTCGGGCCCGACGGCAAGCTCTACGTTCCTGTGGGGGCTCCGTGCAACATCTGCGAACGCGCAGATCCGCGATACGCGACCATCATGCGCATGAACCCGGACGGAACGGACCTGGAAGTCTACGTGAGCGGCGTGCGCAATACCGTGGGCTTCGACTGGCACCCGGACACGGGCGAACTCTGGTTCTCCGACAACGGGCGGGACCTCATGGGCAACGACGTCCCACCCGACGAGTTGAACCGCGTAAGCGAAGCCGGACAGCATTTCGGCTTCCCGTATCACCACGGCACGGACATACCGGATCCCGAATTCGGCGGCCGGCGTCCACTGGATACCCTGGTGCCTCCCGTGCAGGACCTCGATCCGCACGTGGCCGCGGTGGGCATGCGATTCTACACCGGCGACATGTTCCCGCCCGAGTACCGCAACCAGGTATTGATCGCGGAACACGGGTCCTGGAACCGGGACAATCGGATCGGGTACCGGGTCACCCTGGTGCGCCTGGACGGTAACGAGGCCGTGAGTTACGAGGACTTCGCCGCGGGCTGGCTCGTGGACGAGGCGTACTCCGGCCGCCCGGCCGACGTGGAGGTCATGCCGGACGGATCCCTGCTCGTTTCCGATGATTACGCCGGGGTGATCTACCGGATCACGTACGGACAATAA